The following are encoded together in the Pedobacter sp. D749 genome:
- a CDS encoding MarR family winged helix-turn-helix transcriptional regulator has product MPDKSFSVKSADDSSGFLLWQVTALWQRGIKKALEVHNLTHSQFVLLASLLWLSGEKENVTQIDLSAHSKIDPMTTSTVLRTLQNKGFLARKEHSTDTRAKIVQLTDNGVSVTRLALKTVEKFDVDFFSVLKSKRLDFNALVIDLIAENK; this is encoded by the coding sequence ATGCCGGATAAAAGTTTTAGTGTTAAAAGTGCCGATGATAGTTCGGGCTTTTTGTTATGGCAGGTAACGGCCTTATGGCAGCGGGGAATAAAAAAAGCGCTGGAGGTACATAACCTAACCCATTCTCAGTTTGTTTTATTGGCAAGTTTGCTGTGGTTATCTGGCGAGAAAGAAAATGTTACGCAGATAGATTTATCTGCGCATAGTAAAATCGACCCAATGACAACCTCTACTGTGCTCCGTACCTTACAGAACAAGGGGTTTTTGGCGCGTAAAGAGCATAGTACAGATACAAGGGCAAAGATTGTTCAGCTTACCGATAATGGCGTTTCGGTAACAAGGCTTGCATTAAAAACGGTTGAAAAGTTCGATGTTGATTTTTTTTCGGTATTGAAAAGTAAGCGACTGGATTTTAATGCGCTTGTGATCGATCTTATTGCTGAAAATAAATAG
- a CDS encoding sulfate adenylyltransferase subunit 1, producing the protein MNILKFFTAGSVDDGKSTLIGRLLYDTDSILADQLEALQSSNRKNDDGSIDLAILTDGLRAEREQGITIDVAYKYFQTEKRKFIIADTPGHIQYTRNMVTGASTANLAIILIDARNGVVEQTIRHSYIVSLLGIKHVVVCINKMDMVGYNETVYSAIIEKYKVLAQQLKMSDVTYIPVSALKGDNVVQTSENMDWYEGESLLHFLEKVDTDSLDKSQLARMPVQWVVRPQTEELHDYRGYAGRVLSGTFNLNDKVTVLPSGASSTVEKIDFFDQTLDAAHAGQSVIIHLKDDVDISRGDTIVNASALPQETKLIEADLCWMDTRALDTSIMYNIQHNSKITKCKISEILHKVDINSLEKHAAEEFKLNDIGRVIVRTADALAFDLYDDNRANGSAILVDTRTNLTVGALMFRAAVE; encoded by the coding sequence ATGAACATATTAAAATTTTTCACAGCAGGCAGCGTAGATGATGGTAAAAGTACCTTAATTGGCCGTTTGTTATACGATACAGATTCTATTTTAGCCGATCAGTTAGAAGCTTTACAGAGCTCGAACCGCAAAAATGACGATGGATCAATAGATTTAGCGATCTTAACCGATGGTTTAAGGGCAGAGCGCGAGCAAGGCATCACCATTGATGTAGCTTATAAATACTTTCAGACCGAAAAACGTAAATTTATTATTGCCGATACACCTGGGCATATTCAATATACCAGAAACATGGTCACAGGTGCTTCTACAGCCAACCTGGCGATCATCTTAATCGATGCCCGTAATGGTGTAGTTGAACAGACCATCCGCCACTCCTATATTGTTTCCTTACTGGGTATTAAACACGTAGTAGTTTGTATCAACAAAATGGATATGGTTGGCTATAACGAAACGGTTTATAGTGCAATTATAGAAAAGTACAAAGTTTTGGCTCAGCAATTAAAGATGTCCGATGTAACCTATATTCCGGTAAGTGCATTAAAAGGAGATAATGTGGTGCAGACATCTGAAAACATGGATTGGTATGAGGGCGAAAGTTTGCTGCATTTCTTAGAGAAAGTAGATACCGATAGCTTAGACAAATCGCAATTGGCCCGCATGCCTGTGCAATGGGTGGTTCGTCCGCAAACAGAAGAATTGCACGATTACCGCGGTTATGCCGGACGTGTATTGAGCGGAACCTTTAATTTAAATGATAAAGTTACGGTATTGCCAAGTGGTGCAAGTTCTACCGTAGAGAAAATCGATTTTTTTGATCAAACGCTTGATGCCGCGCACGCTGGCCAATCGGTTATCATTCACTTAAAAGATGACGTTGACATTAGCCGTGGTGATACCATTGTAAATGCATCGGCTTTGCCACAGGAAACAAAATTAATTGAGGCTGATCTTTGCTGGATGGATACCCGTGCGTTGGATACCTCGATAATGTACAACATTCAGCATAATAGCAAAATTACTAAATGTAAAATCAGCGAAATTCTGCATAAGGTAGATATTAACTCACTAGAGAAACATGCTGCAGAAGAATTTAAACTAAATGATATTGGCCGTGTGATTGTTAGAACCGCCGATGCTTTGGCATTTGACCTATACGACGATAACCGTGCAAATGGTTCTGCTATTTTGGTCGATACGCGTACTAACTTAACCGTTGGTGCTTTAATGTTCAGGGCAGCAGTTGAGTAA
- a CDS encoding SRPBCC family protein — protein sequence MIQKTFSVTTKVISKEQIWKLMSNVDEWKNWDSSVENSKLKGNFESGSGFLFKPKGGPNVNIKLVEVKPDVYFKDETIFPLAKMNGEHWYEETPDGLKITTTMTMRGALAFLWNKIVMKDIVANLESDIHQQIKNASKN from the coding sequence ATGATACAGAAAACATTTTCAGTTACAACTAAAGTAATCAGTAAAGAACAAATCTGGAAACTCATGTCGAATGTAGATGAGTGGAAAAATTGGGACAGTTCCGTAGAAAACTCAAAACTTAAAGGCAATTTCGAATCGGGTTCGGGCTTTTTATTTAAACCAAAAGGTGGACCAAATGTTAACATCAAACTTGTTGAAGTTAAGCCTGACGTTTATTTTAAAGATGAAACCATTTTTCCGCTGGCAAAAATGAATGGTGAGCATTGGTATGAAGAAACACCTGATGGTTTAAAGATTACCACCACAATGACCATGAGAGGCGCATTAGCTTTTTTATGGAATAAAATAGTGATGAAAGATATTGTAGCAAACCTGGAAAGCGATATTCATCAGCAGATTAAAAATGCCTCGAAAAATTAA
- a CDS encoding glycogen synthase produces the protein MEIIHISAECYPVAKVGGLADVVGALPKYQNKLGHIAKVVVPAYDTKFIRESEFEVTYDAWANYGNHHFQYRILKEKTNKLGFDLYVIHIQGLTDRPNVYGYSDDTERFVAFQIAALDWIVQWEHRPDIIHCHDHHTGLVPFMVANSIKYKPISGVPTVLTIHNAQYQGQFGWDKLYYLPAFDLWKGGLLGWDDAINPLASAIKCAWKVTTVSPSYLDEMMSNARGLESLLRQERWKSVGILNGIDSEVWNPETDPMLSKGYNLKTVESGKLANKTALCDVFQLDPSKPLFTFIGRLVDEKGADLLPDIFYTALQQHGDNINILVLGSGDDWVEGRLNQLKDIFTGKYNAYIGYNEQVSHEMYAGADFLIMPSRVEPCGLNQLYALRYGTVPIVRRIGGLKDTVTDIGDNGFGICHDQTSIWDVTHAINRAVELYHDKKAFKAVRKTMMKIDHSWDNAALNYIELYQILK, from the coding sequence ATGGAAATTATACATATAAGCGCCGAGTGTTACCCTGTTGCAAAAGTTGGCGGTTTGGCTGATGTGGTAGGGGCTTTACCAAAATATCAGAATAAACTGGGCCATATTGCCAAAGTGGTTGTGCCTGCATACGATACCAAATTTATCCGTGAGAGCGAGTTCGAAGTAACTTATGATGCATGGGCAAATTACGGTAATCACCACTTTCAGTATCGCATTTTAAAAGAAAAAACCAATAAGTTAGGCTTTGATTTATACGTGATCCATATCCAGGGTTTAACAGACCGCCCGAATGTATATGGTTACAGCGATGATACGGAAAGGTTTGTTGCCTTTCAGATTGCCGCCCTCGATTGGATTGTACAATGGGAGCACCGTCCGGATATAATCCATTGTCACGACCACCATACCGGTTTAGTTCCGTTTATGGTTGCCAACTCCATAAAATATAAGCCGATTAGTGGCGTTCCAACGGTTTTGACCATTCATAATGCACAATACCAGGGTCAGTTTGGCTGGGATAAACTGTACTATTTACCAGCATTCGATTTATGGAAGGGTGGTTTACTGGGCTGGGACGATGCCATTAACCCTTTAGCTTCGGCCATTAAATGTGCATGGAAAGTAACCACGGTATCGCCAAGTTACCTGGATGAAATGATGAGTAATGCCCGTGGATTGGAAAGTTTGTTAAGGCAGGAGCGCTGGAAATCGGTAGGCATCTTAAATGGAATCGACAGCGAGGTTTGGAATCCTGAAACTGACCCGATGCTGAGCAAAGGTTACAATTTAAAAACAGTTGAATCAGGGAAATTGGCAAACAAAACAGCACTCTGTGATGTTTTTCAATTAGATCCTTCTAAGCCACTATTTACTTTTATTGGTAGATTAGTTGATGAAAAGGGAGCCGATTTATTGCCCGATATTTTTTATACAGCTTTACAACAGCATGGCGACAATATAAATATTCTGGTATTGGGATCAGGTGATGATTGGGTGGAAGGCCGGTTAAATCAATTGAAAGACATTTTTACAGGTAAATACAATGCTTATATTGGTTACAATGAGCAAGTTTCGCATGAGATGTATGCTGGTGCAGATTTTTTGATCATGCCATCGAGGGTAGAGCCTTGTGGTTTAAATCAGCTTTATGCATTAAGATATGGAACTGTTCCGATTGTGCGCCGGATAGGGGGATTGAAAGATACGGTAACAGATATAGGTGATAACGGTTTTGGGATTTGCCATGATCAGACCAGTATTTGGGATGTTACCCACGCCATTAACCGTGCTGTTGAATTGTATCATGATAAAAAAGCTTTTAAAGCCGTTAGAAAAACGATGATGAAGATAGACCATTCGTGGGATAACGCAGCATTAAATTATATAGAATTATACCAAATATTAAAATAA
- a CDS encoding phosphoadenylyl-sulfate reductase yields MENLEEIKAALAGLSTVDKLKFLADQYAGRIIFSTSFGWEDQAITHLIFANNIPIKVFTLETGRLFPETYYVWNRTLEIYNKPIHAYYPQNELLQDMVNTKGPSSFYESVENRKECCYIRKIEPLKRALKGNEIWVTGIRADQSANREDMHDLEWDKGNQLIKFHPIFDWTLDDVKAYIKENNIVYNTLHDKGFPSIGCAPCTRAVQPGEDFRAGRWWWEDQSKKECGLHAAS; encoded by the coding sequence ATGGAGAACCTAGAGGAGATAAAGGCAGCACTGGCAGGTTTAAGTACAGTAGATAAATTGAAATTTTTGGCAGATCAATATGCCGGCCGTATTATTTTTTCGACTAGTTTTGGTTGGGAAGACCAGGCGATTACCCATTTAATTTTTGCCAATAATATTCCAATTAAGGTTTTTACTTTAGAAACCGGACGTTTGTTTCCAGAAACCTATTACGTTTGGAACCGCACCTTGGAAATTTACAACAAACCCATTCATGCCTATTATCCTCAAAACGAATTGTTGCAGGATATGGTCAATACAAAAGGTCCCAGCAGCTTTTATGAGTCGGTAGAAAATAGAAAAGAATGCTGTTACATCCGTAAAATCGAACCTTTAAAAAGAGCATTAAAAGGTAATGAGATATGGGTAACAGGCATCAGGGCCGATCAGAGTGCCAACCGTGAGGATATGCACGATTTAGAATGGGATAAAGGGAACCAGTTGATTAAATTTCACCCTATTTTCGATTGGACTTTAGATGATGTGAAAGCATACATTAAAGAAAACAATATTGTATACAATACGCTGCATGATAAGGGTTTTCCGAGCATAGGTTGCGCGCCATGTACAAGAGCAGTACAGCCAGGCGAAGATTTTAGGGCCGGAAGATGGTGGTGGGAAGATCAGAGCAAAAAAGAATGCGGTTTACACGCAGCTTCTTGA
- the cobA gene encoding uroporphyrinogen-III C-methyltransferase: MILNKVEKANIEPKITLIGAGPGDPDLFSLKGVKALKTADVVLYDANVNEALLCHAPDGIPKVYVGKRSDDESFSQDAVNKLIIDYALNYGHVVRLKSGDPFFFAKGYEEIDAAESYSIPTEIIPGISSATGAPSLQKIPMIYKDLSESFWAVTGTNAKGEISEDLFIAAKTKATIVVLNGIEKVKEIAAIFQAENKNQLPVAVIQNGSTPQEKIAIGIVDTIAEIVEDKKIDAPALLVFGDVVSLHPQFQPIRDFYEIIAEEY, encoded by the coding sequence ATGATTTTGAATAAAGTAGAAAAAGCGAACATTGAACCCAAAATTACTTTAATAGGTGCTGGTCCTGGCGATCCGGATTTATTTAGTTTAAAAGGTGTTAAAGCATTAAAAACAGCTGATGTTGTTTTGTATGATGCAAATGTGAACGAAGCTTTATTGTGTCATGCGCCAGATGGTATTCCGAAAGTTTATGTGGGCAAACGTTCTGATGATGAATCTTTCTCTCAGGACGCAGTAAACAAGCTGATTATTGATTATGCTTTAAACTATGGGCATGTGGTACGTTTAAAAAGTGGCGATCCGTTTTTCTTTGCAAAAGGATATGAGGAAATAGATGCTGCAGAATCGTACAGCATCCCAACCGAGATTATTCCAGGTATTTCGAGTGCAACCGGCGCACCGAGTTTGCAAAAGATTCCGATGATTTATAAAGATCTTAGTGAAAGTTTTTGGGCAGTAACCGGAACAAATGCCAAAGGAGAAATTTCTGAGGATTTATTCATTGCGGCAAAAACCAAAGCAACAATCGTTGTTTTAAACGGAATTGAAAAAGTAAAGGAAATTGCAGCAATTTTCCAGGCAGAAAATAAAAATCAGTTGCCTGTAGCCGTCATCCAGAATGGATCTACCCCACAGGAAAAAATTGCGATTGGTATAGTAGATACCATTGCAGAAATTGTGGAAGATAAAAAAATTGATGCACCTGCACTATTGGTTTTTGGAGATGTGGTATCCTTACATCCTCAATTTCAACCCATCCGCGATTTTTACGAAATCATCGCCGAAGAATATTAG
- the cysD gene encoding sulfate adenylyltransferase subunit CysD, translating to MSTYNFDYLDELEAEAIHILREVAGQFEKPALLFSGGKDSITLVRLAEKAFRPGKFPFPLVHIDTGHNFEETITYRDQMVERIGERLIIGSVQESIDQGKVVEQTGKNASRNALQTVTLLDTIAKHQFDACIGGARRDEEKARAKERIFSVRDEFGQWDPKRQRPELWNIYNGKIHKGENIRVFPISNWTELDVWNYIRREKIDLPSIYFSHERDCITRNGQLMAASPFLNMDSDDIVERKQVRFRTVGDMSCTAAVESDATLIDDIISEISASKISERGARMDDKVSEAAMEDRKKGGYF from the coding sequence ATGAGTACATATAATTTTGATTATTTAGATGAACTGGAGGCAGAGGCGATTCACATTTTACGTGAAGTAGCAGGTCAGTTTGAAAAACCGGCCCTGTTATTTTCGGGTGGAAAGGATTCAATTACTTTAGTTCGTTTGGCAGAAAAAGCTTTCCGTCCGGGAAAATTTCCTTTTCCTTTAGTACATATTGATACAGGCCATAATTTTGAAGAAACCATCACTTACCGCGATCAGATGGTAGAGCGAATTGGTGAAAGATTAATCATCGGTTCTGTGCAGGAATCAATAGATCAGGGTAAAGTTGTAGAGCAGACCGGTAAAAATGCCAGTAGAAATGCTTTGCAAACCGTCACCTTGCTTGATACCATTGCAAAACACCAGTTCGACGCCTGCATTGGCGGTGCGCGTAGGGATGAAGAAAAAGCAAGGGCTAAAGAACGAATTTTTTCTGTTCGTGATGAATTTGGCCAATGGGATCCAAAACGCCAACGTCCTGAACTTTGGAACATCTATAATGGTAAAATTCACAAAGGAGAAAATATCCGTGTATTTCCGATCAGTAACTGGACAGAATTAGATGTTTGGAATTATATCCGCAGAGAGAAAATAGATCTTCCAAGTATTTATTTCTCACACGAACGCGATTGTATCACTAGAAATGGACAATTGATGGCTGCTTCGCCGTTTTTAAACATGGATAGTGATGATATTGTAGAACGTAAACAAGTGCGTTTCCGTACAGTGGGCGATATGTCGTGTACTGCTGCGGTAGAATCGGATGCTACTTTAATCGATGACATTATTTCTGAAATCAGTGCTTCTAAAATTTCAGAGCGTGGTGCCCGTATGGATGATAAAGTTTCTGAAGCCGCAATGGAAGACAGGAAAAAGGGGGGATATTTTTAA
- a CDS encoding EVE domain-containing protein: protein MENNERYWIVVASKDHVKRGVSGGFMQANHGKLPPLKRLKPNDWVIFYSSKQSMGGEEKCQAFTAIGQVKVGEPYQFEYSEDFKPFRRNINFMNCNEVSILPLIPELQFIENKKSWGYPFRFGFFEIKKADFELINKEMLRKDAG from the coding sequence ATGGAAAACAACGAAAGATATTGGATCGTGGTAGCTTCCAAAGACCATGTAAAAAGAGGTGTAAGCGGAGGTTTTATGCAGGCTAACCATGGTAAGCTACCCCCGCTAAAAAGATTAAAGCCCAATGATTGGGTAATTTTTTACTCTTCAAAACAATCAATGGGTGGAGAAGAAAAGTGCCAGGCTTTTACAGCAATAGGCCAGGTTAAGGTAGGCGAACCTTATCAGTTTGAGTATTCAGAAGATTTTAAACCCTTCAGAAGAAATATAAATTTTATGAATTGTAACGAAGTTTCGATATTGCCACTAATTCCGGAACTTCAGTTTATAGAAAATAAGAAATCGTGGGGTTATCCTTTCCGTTTTGGATTTTTTGAAATAAAGAAAGCGGATTTCGAATTGATTAATAAAGAAATGTTAAGAAAAGATGCCGGATAA